gtgtgtgtgtgtgtgtgtgtgtgtgcGTGTGCACGAATGTGATATGAGGAGAAGTAGTGAGCCGAAACGATAAGAAGCAATGAGATGTGATAAAGTAGGGTGATAAGGTATCATAAAGCGAGACAATGAACCATGTCAAAGAAAGGCAATAAGGTATGAAAATAACAAACAATTATAGGTAGGTAGGTAGGTAGGTAGGTAGGTAGGTAGGTAGGTAGGTAGGTAGGTAGGTAGGTAGGTAGGTAGGTAGGTAGGTAGGTAGGTAGGTAGGTAGGTAGGTAGGTAGGTAGGTAGGTAGGTAGGTAGGTAGGTAGGTAGGTAAGTAGGTAGGTTATGGAAGATGACTAGGAAtgaaaaagtaaaaaaaaaaaagtagagtagaatacaaaaaaaaagatgaagaatatgATACAATGTGGTAGTGAAAACTGACCGTTTTGAGTTACAAAACGGGACAAGTTAAGGTGAGACGGAAGTTTCGTAGTTGTAAGGTCATAGCCATTTGGAAGTATCATTCAATTCAGTGTTTGATTGGAAAAAATCCGGAGTGTTGGGTATATGCAGATCATGGATTGATTGAACGTTATTTAACGACAGGCTTGCGTTTGCATTATAAAGATTATTTTGCTGATGCGTTTGGTTTTGAATTTGAGTTTGCATTTGGttttgcatttgcatttgatGTTGGAATTGAGGTTGTGTTTGCATCTggttgaaattattattatttgaagtgGAATGGTTATGTATTTGCATCTGTAGGTGGTTTGAAGGGGTTGTATGTGAAGAAGAGTTTGTTGTTGTgtgataattatttattggaGATTGGTTTGAAGTGCTTTGAATTGAAGCATgtaaagaagaattttgatttgaattctgatttgaattttgagCTGAAGTTTTAGTTGTTGATTCATAATGATTGGAAGATTGTGGAGTTAAACCTGTTGAGTTTTGATTAAAATCGAAAAACCCTTGATGCATATCtaagaaattatttgcAGTTGCCGTGGagtttgtatttgtattgttgttgttattattggtgGAAGAATGATTTGTAGACTCCTGTAAATTCAAACTGTTATCCTTTATATTAGTtgtataattatttgtagTTGCCGAAGTGTTATGTTTTAGAACCAACGAATTCATATACGTTAATGAAGATTGTAAACCTTTCAAGACATGAGGGATGTTTGTACCATTCAAATGAGCTTCACTGACTTGTTTATCCTCTGAAAAATCATCACAGATGGACCATTGGTTTGCCGTTAGATCATTGGAGTTGCTTAGGAAATATACTGCAAAATTTGGTGATTTGGAAAGATTGAGTTTCAATTCACCAAATTTAATTGGCTCATTTTCGGTGTTGTTATTGCTGTTCGAATTAGAAGAGGCAGACGAAGATGAAGTAGAAGATGATtctgatattaaagaagaatttattatgGAAGAGATTGGGAAGAATACTCGGAATAAGATTTTTGTGTTGTTTGCCATTGCAgagaagaaataattaatctctaaatttttatttgatattaaCACCATCAAATCTGTGGTGTTTGAcattaaattattgattGAGAAAGGAGATAAGTTGGATAAGTTTCTAATGGTTGGTAAATTATCGTTTGTGAGAGCCCCGCTTTTCATTCTGTTCCAAGTACCGACGGTTATGGAACAAACGTCtatgaaataataactcTTATTACAAGAAGGTTGTATTCTATCGAAATACGTCAAAATGTTTTGTTGTATTATAGGTGGGGAAGTCGCTGTAGTGGGAGCGCCTGACGCTGAAGCGGTATTGGGAGTAACAGAGGCAACTGTACCGGACTGATGGATGTTGGAAATACCAATACTTTGTTCTGATTTTCTAACTTTAGCTCTTCTATTTTGAAACCAAATTCGAACGTTCTTCTCTGGCAAACCCGTCGATTCAGACAACATCTTTCTCCGTTTGGAGTTTGGGTTTGGGTTGAGTTTAAACTCTTGTTTCAACAGGTCCAATGCCTCCCCCGTGGCCCTTGTTCTCTTTTGTCTGTGTGTGTTTGTATTTACAGATTGGTCCTGCGACGAAGAAGCACCAGGATTTGAAGTGGTGGAGGgtccaccaccaccactTACTTGAGTTGTAGAAGTTGGCGTATTATTCTGATCTTGTATGGGTCGCTGCTGGTGCTGTTGCGATGTATTCTGAATCGAGTTTTGAGATTCATGCTGCTGCTGTTGTTCATGTATATTCGGTTGTTGTGTTTCGTGGAGGGATGTGTGAGAATCTTGGATGTTTGTTGTATCCAGCAAGTTGAAGTCTGAACCGAATATCCCATCGAAGTTCGGT
The window above is part of the Henningerozyma blattae CBS 6284 chromosome 2, complete genome genome. Proteins encoded here:
- the PHO2 gene encoding Pho2p (similar to Saccharomyces cerevisiae PHO2 (YDL106C); ancestral locus Anc_2.337) translates to MKTDDLDTYNHQENQISLMSGSSFTGEPNFDGIFGSDFNLLDTTNIQDSHTSLHETQQPNIHEQQQQHESQNSIQNTSQQHQQRPIQDQNNTPTSTTQVSGGGGPSTTSNPGASSSQDQSVNTNTHRQKRTRATGEALDLLKQEFKLNPNPNSKRRKMLSESTGLPEKNVRIWFQNRRAKVRKSEQSIGISNIHQSGTVASVTPNTASASGAPTTATSPPIIQQNILTYFDRIQPSCNKSYYFIDVCSITVGTWNRMKSGALTNDNLPTIRNLSNLSPFSINNLMSNTTDLMVLISNKNLEINYFFSAMANNTKILFRVFFPISSIINSSLISESSSTSSSSASSNSNSNNNTENEPIKFGELKLNLSKSPNFAVYFLSNSNDLTANQWSICDDFSEDKQVSEAHLNGTNIPHVLKGLQSSLTYMNSLVLKHNTSATTNNYTTNIKDNSLNLQESTNHSSTNNNNNNTNTNSTATANNFLDMHQGFFDFNQNSTGLTPQSSNHYESTTKTSAQNSNQNSNQNSSLHASIQSTSNQSPINNYHTTTNSSSHTTPSNHLQMQIHNHSTSNNNNFNQMQTQPQFQHQMQMQNQMQTQIQNQTHQQNNLYNANASLSLNNVQSIHDLHIPNTPDFFQSNTELNDTSKWL